The proteins below come from a single Gordonia sp. X0973 genomic window:
- a CDS encoding arabinofuranosyltransferase, producing MSTSTTATPRASLTLDAVRLLAAVLGGAVVAWIGLRVIATVHWPAYNASNVLRALTTVGQVFAIAVLLVAVLLYRRRPGSRRILVDALTAIGFAGLVTVTLGMPLAATKLYLFGLSVDQQFRVEYLTRLTSTHRLADMTYFDLPPFYPAGWFWLGGRYANLAGQPGWEAYKPWAIISIAAAAALAAVLWNRMIGADRGIAVSLAVTLAALALAAPEPYSAVLIIVGVALLPTILHALRGEKDTPVDAVRFSSTRWIALLASGVFLGACATFYTLYAGVFAFTAGLLVLWLLVKGWIDASNAAVPSGTVRRIRTRLALTYIGRLALMGVVAGAVALLVWAPYLLARARKEPASGGTYEHYLPESGSELPFPMLRLSVFGLLALIGFVWILWRFRERTIALAFAALVVAVYLVCLASMALTATGTTLLAFRLEPVLTAVLAAGGVLGLAQLSSWLVGRMGDVRFVIGAVATVAAIATAQHVPSMLSGDITLAYSDTDGSGQRADKRPAGAQSYYPQIHRAITEQTGKPATDTVVLTADFDFLSVYPYWGFQGLTSHYANPLAEFDKRSAAIEQWAKATTPADMVHNLDTSPWRAPDAFLFRYSDDGYSLKLARDVYPNDPNVKRYTVTFDKAAFAGPEFRVTEIGPFVLVVRNRPVR from the coding sequence GTGAGCACTTCGACGACCGCCACCCCCCGCGCCAGCCTGACCCTCGACGCGGTGCGCCTGCTCGCCGCGGTTCTCGGCGGCGCGGTCGTCGCCTGGATCGGCCTGCGCGTCATCGCGACGGTCCATTGGCCCGCGTACAACGCGTCGAACGTGTTGCGCGCATTGACAACGGTCGGGCAGGTCTTCGCCATCGCGGTGCTCCTCGTCGCGGTCCTCCTTTACCGGCGGCGGCCGGGGTCGCGGCGGATCCTCGTCGACGCCCTGACCGCTATCGGCTTTGCCGGGCTGGTCACCGTCACCCTGGGCATGCCGCTGGCCGCCACGAAGCTGTACCTCTTCGGCCTATCCGTCGACCAGCAGTTCCGCGTCGAATACCTGACGCGCCTGACATCGACGCATCGCCTGGCCGACATGACCTACTTCGACCTCCCGCCGTTCTACCCGGCCGGCTGGTTCTGGTTGGGCGGGCGCTACGCGAACCTCGCCGGACAACCCGGGTGGGAGGCGTACAAGCCGTGGGCGATCATCTCCATCGCCGCCGCCGCCGCGCTCGCCGCGGTGCTCTGGAACCGGATGATCGGCGCCGACCGCGGGATCGCCGTGTCGTTGGCGGTGACGCTGGCCGCCCTCGCCCTCGCCGCGCCGGAGCCCTACTCGGCCGTGCTGATCATCGTGGGCGTCGCATTGCTGCCGACGATTCTGCACGCCCTGCGCGGGGAGAAGGACACCCCCGTCGACGCGGTGCGCTTCTCGTCGACGCGGTGGATCGCCCTGCTCGCGTCGGGGGTCTTCCTCGGCGCGTGTGCGACCTTCTACACCCTGTACGCGGGCGTCTTCGCGTTCACCGCCGGCCTGTTGGTGCTGTGGTTGCTGGTCAAGGGGTGGATCGACGCGTCCAACGCGGCCGTCCCCTCGGGCACGGTGCGCCGCATCCGGACCCGCCTCGCTCTCACCTACATCGGGCGCCTGGCGCTGATGGGCGTCGTCGCCGGGGCGGTCGCGCTGCTGGTGTGGGCTCCGTACCTGCTGGCTCGGGCGCGCAAGGAACCGGCCAGCGGCGGCACCTACGAGCACTACCTGCCCGAGTCGGGGTCGGAACTGCCGTTCCCGATGCTGCGGCTCTCCGTGTTCGGGTTGCTGGCCCTGATCGGGTTCGTCTGGATCCTCTGGCGCTTCCGGGAGCGGACCATCGCGCTGGCCTTCGCCGCACTCGTCGTCGCGGTGTACCTCGTCTGCCTCGCGTCGATGGCGCTGACCGCCACCGGCACGACGCTGCTCGCCTTCCGCCTGGAACCGGTGCTCACCGCGGTGCTCGCGGCGGGCGGGGTGCTCGGGCTGGCGCAGCTCTCCAGCTGGCTCGTCGGACGGATGGGCGACGTGCGGTTCGTCATCGGCGCGGTCGCGACGGTCGCCGCGATCGCCACCGCCCAGCACGTCCCGTCCATGCTGAGCGGCGACATCACGCTCGCCTACTCCGACACCGACGGGTCCGGGCAGCGCGCCGACAAACGACCCGCCGGCGCGCAATCGTACTACCCGCAGATCCATCGGGCGATCACCGAGCAGACCGGCAAACCGGCCACCGACACCGTCGTGCTGACCGCCGACTTCGACTTCCTGTCCGTCTACCCGTATTGGGGATTCCAGGGCCTGACGTCGCACTATGCGAATCCGCTTGCCGAGTTCGACAAGCGTTCCGCCGCCATCGAGCAGTGGGCGAAGGCGACCACGCCGGCGGACATGGTCCACAACCTGGACACGTCGCCGTGGCGCGCACCCGACGCCTTCCTGTTCCGCTACAGCGACGACGGGTACTCGCTGAAGCTGGCCCGCGACGTCTACCCCAACGACCCGAACGTGAAGCGCTACACCGTCACCTTCGACAAAGCCGCCTTCGCCGGACCGGAGTTCCGGGTCACCGAGATCGGCCCGTTCGTCCTCGTCGTGCGCAACCGGCCGGTGCGCTGA
- a CDS encoding decaprenylphospho-beta-D-erythro-pentofuranosid-2-ulose 2-reductase — MINAVGAPQSILVLGGSSEIGLAITAEYLKLGPARVVLACVPGDDAAPAAVTALKEAGATDVSVIDFDALATDTHPAVIDQAFAEGDIDVAIVAFGIQGDDEQAWQDQRLAVLEAQINYTAAVSVGVLLGEKMRAQGHGQIIAMSSVAGERVRRSNFVYGSTKAGLDGFYLGLGEALREFGPRVLVIRPGQVRTRLSAHVKEAPLTVNKEDVAQLAVAAAGAGKEVVWAPGPFRFIMMVLRHIPRAIFRKLPI, encoded by the coding sequence ATGATCAACGCCGTCGGCGCCCCCCAGTCCATCCTGGTCCTCGGGGGCAGCTCCGAGATCGGCCTGGCCATCACCGCCGAGTACCTGAAGCTCGGCCCGGCGCGCGTCGTGCTCGCCTGCGTCCCCGGCGACGACGCCGCCCCGGCCGCGGTCACCGCGCTCAAGGAGGCCGGCGCCACCGACGTGTCGGTCATCGACTTCGACGCGCTGGCCACCGACACCCACCCCGCCGTCATCGACCAGGCCTTCGCCGAAGGTGACATCGACGTGGCGATCGTCGCCTTCGGTATCCAGGGCGACGACGAGCAGGCCTGGCAGGACCAGCGCCTGGCCGTGCTGGAGGCGCAGATCAACTACACCGCCGCCGTTTCGGTGGGCGTGCTGCTGGGTGAGAAGATGCGCGCCCAGGGCCACGGCCAGATCATCGCGATGAGCTCGGTCGCCGGTGAGCGCGTGCGCCGCTCCAACTTCGTCTACGGCTCCACCAAGGCCGGTCTCGACGGCTTCTACCTCGGCCTCGGCGAGGCGCTGCGCGAATTCGGCCCGCGCGTGTTGGTGATCCGCCCCGGCCAGGTCCGCACCCGCCTCTCGGCGCATGTGAAGGAAGCGCCGCTGACGGTGAACAAGGAGGACGTCGCCCAGCTCGCCGTCGCCGCGGCCGGTGCCGGCAAGGAAGTCGTCTGGGCGCCCGGCCCGTTCCGGTTCATCATGATGGTGCTGCGCCACATCCCGCGCGCGATCTTCCGCAAGCTCCCGATCTAG
- a CDS encoding FAD-binding oxidoreductase, which yields MSTSELPIETRRLVGWSRTTPVTGHVLSTPDVEVIAKAVAQVADDDADKPSYLRRGVIARGLGRSYNESAQNTGGLTVDMTPLNRIHDIDADTAIVDVDAGVSLDELMQAALPSGLWVPVLPGTRQVTIGGAIAHDIHGKNHHSQGSFGNHVVEMQLLVADGRILTLKPEGSDDDKDGSLFWATVAGIGLTGIILRARIAMKRTESAYFIADTAQTANLQETIDLHLQDGFEDGYEYASGWFDTISAPPKLGRGTFSRGNLATLDELPEKYRKDPLSFNNKPLITFPDVFPRGLANKLSFSAVGEAYYRMGPPSEGKVKNLAQFYHMLDVFGDWNNAYGRGGGFAQYQFIVPTGNEPEFIRLIEHIQASGHVSFLNVIKLFGDGNKAPLSFPFKGWNVCLDFPVKRGLAEFLNDLDRRVMSMGGRLYTAKDSRTSAESFHAMYPRIDEWRATRRAVDPNGVFMSDMGRRLDLA from the coding sequence ATGTCTACCAGTGAACTTCCCATCGAGACCCGACGCCTGGTCGGCTGGTCGCGCACCACGCCGGTCACCGGACACGTGCTGTCCACGCCCGACGTCGAGGTCATTGCCAAGGCCGTCGCGCAGGTCGCCGACGACGATGCCGATAAGCCGTCGTACCTCCGCCGCGGCGTGATCGCCCGCGGCCTGGGCCGCTCCTACAACGAGTCGGCGCAGAACACCGGCGGCCTCACCGTCGACATGACGCCGCTGAACCGCATCCACGACATCGACGCCGACACCGCGATCGTCGACGTCGACGCCGGGGTGAGCCTCGACGAGCTGATGCAGGCCGCATTGCCGTCGGGTCTGTGGGTCCCGGTGCTGCCCGGCACGCGCCAGGTGACGATCGGCGGTGCCATCGCCCACGACATCCACGGCAAGAACCACCACAGCCAGGGCAGCTTCGGCAACCACGTCGTCGAGATGCAGCTCCTGGTCGCCGACGGCCGCATCCTCACGCTCAAGCCGGAGGGCTCCGACGACGACAAGGACGGCTCGCTGTTCTGGGCGACGGTCGCCGGCATCGGCCTGACCGGCATCATCCTGCGCGCGAGGATCGCGATGAAGCGCACCGAGAGCGCCTACTTCATCGCCGACACCGCGCAGACCGCCAATCTCCAGGAGACCATCGACCTGCACCTGCAGGACGGCTTCGAGGACGGCTACGAGTACGCCTCGGGCTGGTTCGACACCATCAGCGCGCCGCCGAAGCTGGGTCGCGGCACCTTCTCGCGGGGCAACCTGGCCACCCTCGACGAGCTGCCGGAGAAGTACCGCAAGGATCCGCTGAGCTTCAACAACAAGCCGCTGATCACCTTCCCCGACGTCTTCCCGCGCGGGCTGGCCAACAAGCTGAGCTTCTCCGCGGTCGGCGAGGCCTACTACCGGATGGGCCCGCCCAGCGAGGGCAAGGTCAAGAATTTGGCGCAGTTCTACCACATGCTCGACGTGTTCGGCGATTGGAACAACGCCTACGGTCGGGGCGGCGGATTCGCCCAGTACCAGTTCATCGTCCCCACGGGGAACGAGCCGGAGTTCATCCGGCTCATCGAGCACATCCAGGCGTCGGGCCACGTCAGCTTCCTCAACGTGATCAAGCTCTTCGGCGACGGCAACAAAGCCCCGCTGAGCTTCCCGTTCAAGGGCTGGAACGTCTGCCTGGACTTCCCAGTCAAGCGCGGCCTGGCCGAATTCCTCAACGACCTGGACCGTCGCGTCATGTCGATGGGCGGACGCCTCTACACCGCGAAGGACTCCCGCACGTCGGCGGAGAGCTTCCACGCCATGTACCCGCGGATCGACGAGTGGCGCGCGACCCGTCGCGCCGTCGACCCGAACGGCGTCTTCATGTCCGACATGGGCCGTCGCCTCGACCTCGCCTGA
- a CDS encoding S9 family peptidase: protein MTRRLTAVVALAATAVLLPSLGQAHADVVPPTGAPDWSGMDVRDAAAGAPGELLGQAPMAPRLSVPGAARAIRIHYGTPDQHGRPASSTGAVFLPRRTPPHGGWPVVAWAHGTVGLGDTCTPSAQPRSDRDSFYLSHWLNQGYAVVATDYVGLGTPGLMSYLNGNTEAHSIVDSVKAAHRLGLPLARRWAIVGQSQGAGAAMAGAHAATRLARGTALDYRGVVATGTPANIEHVVALTGPWETLPLPVGLATYTGYILAGFSEARPDLHVERVLTPLGRRVVRQARTRCYPEMAEWVPRDIGRWFSAPLRSIPGVLPALTAYMGTPVTGYDRPIFLGQGLRDIDVPAPSALLLYTQLRTNDQPVKLFVYPDRDHSGTVYASIRDSTPFLARIMR from the coding sequence ATCACACGACGCCTCACCGCGGTGGTCGCCTTGGCGGCCACCGCGGTTCTCCTTCCGTCCCTCGGCCAGGCCCACGCCGACGTCGTACCGCCTACCGGCGCCCCCGACTGGTCCGGGATGGATGTCCGCGACGCTGCCGCAGGGGCCCCGGGCGAACTACTCGGCCAGGCTCCGATGGCGCCGCGCCTCAGCGTTCCCGGCGCCGCGAGGGCGATCCGAATCCACTACGGCACGCCGGACCAGCATGGCCGACCGGCGTCGAGCACCGGCGCGGTCTTCCTTCCGCGCAGAACCCCGCCGCACGGCGGCTGGCCGGTCGTCGCATGGGCGCACGGCACCGTCGGCCTGGGTGATACCTGCACCCCGTCGGCGCAGCCGCGCAGCGACCGGGACTCCTTCTATCTCTCCCACTGGCTCAACCAGGGGTACGCGGTCGTCGCCACGGATTACGTCGGTCTCGGCACGCCCGGCCTGATGAGCTACCTCAACGGCAACACCGAGGCGCATTCGATCGTCGACTCGGTGAAGGCGGCCCATCGTCTCGGTCTGCCGTTGGCGCGGCGGTGGGCCATCGTCGGGCAGTCGCAGGGAGCGGGCGCCGCGATGGCCGGGGCGCACGCCGCCACCCGACTCGCGCGGGGGACCGCACTCGACTATCGCGGGGTCGTCGCCACCGGCACGCCGGCCAATATCGAGCACGTCGTCGCGTTGACGGGCCCGTGGGAGACCCTGCCGCTCCCCGTCGGACTCGCGACCTACACGGGCTACATCCTCGCCGGGTTCAGCGAAGCGCGTCCCGACCTGCACGTCGAAAGAGTGCTCACCCCGCTCGGTCGACGCGTCGTGCGGCAGGCTCGCACACGCTGCTACCCCGAGATGGCCGAATGGGTGCCCCGCGACATCGGCCGCTGGTTCTCCGCGCCGCTGCGCTCGATCCCGGGTGTCCTACCCGCCCTGACCGCCTACATGGGCACACCCGTCACCGGCTACGACCGGCCGATCTTCCTGGGCCAGGGACTGCGCGACATCGACGTCCCCGCACCGTCGGCACTGCTGCTGTACACGCAGCTGCGGACCAACGACCAACCGGTGAAATTGTTCGTCTACCCGGACCGGGACCATTCCGGAACCGTCTACGCCTCGATCCGCGACTCCACGCCGTTCCTGGCCCGGATCATGCGCTGA
- a CDS encoding beta-propeller fold lactonase family protein, whose product MKLRVTLVTAALAAAALVGTVLPAHSPNAAADPPPAGNVVGTKPYNLYAHGFLSPQTVGYRATDHGPVRPIAGTPATGIGTWPKTATPDGRFLLVGAGAPLALQSYAIDRAGRLHLRQSVPLSDIPVGLEFTPDSKVFYLTQGAVNSRIQAYRLGSDGRFSKIGPAKSLGKFTDGLSTLAIAPNAKSLYVGTYHLGQLLRYDILPNGSLGPLRQRISTGGAGPIFPVITPNGRHIYIPNETANTVASFNILGNGTLVHTGQAPMPTGLFPHVPAITPDGRHLYVPNLMSTYISAFAINANGTLRALANAPSADGPIGPMPESVSLSPSGKALWSLGQNMANGGFCVLQRFWVMPNGTLKRDRSVEINTGTMNSDGKIITMAPGY is encoded by the coding sequence ATGAAACTTCGTGTAACGCTCGTCACTGCCGCGCTCGCGGCAGCAGCCCTCGTCGGGACGGTGCTGCCGGCCCATTCACCCAACGCCGCAGCAGACCCGCCACCCGCGGGCAACGTCGTGGGCACCAAGCCGTACAACCTGTACGCGCACGGGTTCTTGAGCCCGCAGACCGTTGGGTATCGAGCAACCGACCACGGCCCGGTCCGCCCCATCGCCGGTACTCCCGCGACCGGTATCGGAACCTGGCCGAAAACGGCAACCCCTGACGGAAGGTTCCTCCTCGTCGGCGCCGGCGCGCCCCTGGCTCTCCAGAGCTACGCCATCGACCGCGCGGGCCGGCTCCACCTGCGGCAATCGGTGCCGTTGTCCGATATTCCGGTCGGGCTCGAGTTCACGCCGGACAGCAAGGTCTTCTACCTGACCCAGGGGGCCGTCAACAGCCGTATCCAGGCCTACCGCCTCGGGTCCGACGGAAGATTCAGCAAGATCGGTCCGGCAAAGAGCCTCGGTAAGTTCACCGACGGTCTCTCGACGCTCGCGATCGCTCCGAACGCCAAGTCCCTCTACGTCGGCACCTATCACCTCGGCCAACTACTTCGCTACGACATCCTGCCGAACGGTTCGCTCGGCCCCCTTCGACAGCGCATCTCCACTGGTGGCGCCGGCCCGATCTTCCCGGTCATCACGCCCAACGGAAGGCACATCTACATCCCGAACGAGACTGCCAACACGGTGGCCAGTTTCAACATCCTCGGCAACGGAACGCTGGTCCACACCGGACAGGCACCTATGCCCACCGGACTGTTTCCGCACGTCCCCGCCATCACCCCGGATGGTCGACACCTCTACGTGCCCAACCTGATGTCGACCTACATCAGCGCCTTCGCCATCAACGCCAACGGCACCCTGCGGGCTCTCGCCAACGCCCCGTCGGCCGACGGACCGATCGGCCCGATGCCCGAATCGGTCTCGCTCTCACCGAGCGGCAAGGCGCTGTGGTCTCTCGGCCAGAACATGGCAAACGGCGGCTTCTGTGTGTTGCAACGCTTCTGGGTGATGCCGAACGGAACCCTCAAACGAGATCGATCGGTGGAGATCAACACCGGCACGATGAACTCCGACGGCAAGATCATCACGATGGCGCCCGGGTACTGA
- a CDS encoding 1-acyl-sn-glycerol-3-phosphate acyltransferase — protein MSISDLRAAFRYRVARHLLIGPFLFVWGRPKTTGRANIPRKGPVILAANHLAISDSFYVVQCARRPVMFLAKSDYFTQPGLRGRLKKIFFSGMGQIPVDRSGGDASSPAITAATKIVEGGGAWGIHPEGTRSPNGAMHKGKTGAMRVAVATGTPIVPIALTGTDNRTLRNFWKSRVRIDILPAMDLSGIGPDDHEKIRAATDEMMRAIRAKTGQDYVDVYAIPGSAANAK, from the coding sequence ATGTCCATCAGCGATCTGCGAGCCGCCTTCCGATACCGGGTCGCCCGCCACCTGTTGATCGGCCCGTTCCTCTTCGTCTGGGGACGCCCGAAGACCACCGGCCGCGCGAACATCCCGCGCAAGGGACCGGTGATCCTGGCCGCCAACCACCTCGCGATCAGCGATTCCTTCTACGTGGTGCAGTGCGCGCGGCGGCCGGTGATGTTCCTCGCCAAGTCGGACTACTTCACCCAGCCAGGGCTGCGCGGGCGGCTGAAGAAGATCTTCTTCAGCGGCATGGGCCAGATCCCGGTCGACCGCAGCGGCGGCGACGCGTCGTCGCCGGCGATCACGGCCGCGACGAAGATCGTCGAGGGCGGCGGCGCCTGGGGAATCCATCCGGAGGGCACCCGCTCGCCCAACGGCGCGATGCACAAGGGCAAGACCGGTGCCATGCGCGTCGCGGTGGCCACCGGTACGCCGATCGTGCCGATCGCGTTGACCGGCACCGACAATCGGACGCTGCGCAACTTCTGGAAGAGCCGGGTGCGGATCGACATCCTCCCCGCGATGGACCTGAGCGGCATCGGTCCCGACGACCACGAGAAGATCCGCGCCGCCACCGACGAGATGATGCGGGCGATCCGGGCGAAGACCGGCCAGGACTACGTCGACGTCTACGCGATTCCGGGGAGCGCCGCGAACGCGAAGTAG
- a CDS encoding GtrA family protein, translated as MPDSVNPDDVFPEGSAHDPHIPTPVELPVGAEEMSDDVDLKTAIFRFVVTGAGSAVLDFGLTMLLQRGLGWDPAFAKALGFILGTTTAYLINRRWTFKAEPSAARFVAVMVLYLVTFAVQVGIYAVLEHVWSSSNWLVSALSFVIAQGTATVINFVVQRAVIFKMR; from the coding sequence GTGCCTGATTCTGTGAACCCCGACGATGTCTTCCCCGAGGGGAGCGCCCACGACCCGCATATCCCGACGCCGGTCGAGTTGCCCGTCGGCGCGGAGGAGATGTCCGACGACGTCGATCTGAAGACGGCGATCTTCCGCTTCGTCGTCACCGGCGCCGGCTCGGCCGTCCTCGACTTCGGGCTGACGATGCTGCTGCAGCGCGGCCTGGGCTGGGACCCCGCCTTCGCCAAGGCGCTGGGGTTCATCCTCGGCACCACCACCGCCTACCTGATCAACCGGCGCTGGACCTTCAAGGCCGAGCCGAGCGCCGCCCGGTTCGTCGCCGTCATGGTCCTCTACCTCGTGACCTTCGCCGTCCAGGTCGGCATCTACGCCGTTCTCGAGCACGTCTGGTCGTCGTCGAATTGGCTCGTCTCGGCGCTGTCCTTCGTCATCGCGCAGGGCACGGCGACCGTCATCAACTTCGTCGTGCAGCGCGCGGTGATCTTCAAGATGCGCTAG
- a CDS encoding SDR family oxidoreductase, whose product MGRLDGKVAIISGGARGLGASHARRFVEEGARVVVGDILVDEGLALAAELGDAVEFTELDVTSADSWAKTVATTTDKFGTPTVLVNNAGIQNGGLIGSFDLGEWDRIVAINLTGTFLGCRAVADPMIAAGNGGSIVNTSSISGMLGSVGTHGYCATKFAIRGLTKSVAVELAPHNIRCNSIHPAQARTDMAAGIPETFLQTPLGRAADPAEITNLVLFLASDESSYCTGGEYPVDGGLTATVPFNAPSS is encoded by the coding sequence ATGGGGCGTCTCGACGGCAAGGTCGCGATCATCAGCGGCGGGGCCCGCGGACTGGGCGCCTCGCACGCGCGGCGATTCGTCGAGGAGGGCGCCCGCGTCGTCGTCGGCGACATCCTCGTCGACGAGGGGCTGGCCCTGGCAGCCGAACTCGGCGACGCGGTCGAGTTCACCGAACTCGACGTGACCTCCGCCGACTCGTGGGCGAAGACCGTTGCGACGACGACCGACAAGTTCGGCACCCCGACGGTCCTCGTCAACAACGCCGGCATCCAGAACGGCGGGCTGATCGGCTCCTTCGACCTCGGCGAATGGGATCGCATCGTCGCGATCAACCTGACCGGGACCTTCCTCGGCTGCCGCGCCGTCGCCGATCCGATGATCGCGGCGGGCAACGGCGGCTCGATCGTGAACACCTCGTCGATCTCCGGGATGCTGGGATCCGTCGGCACGCACGGCTACTGCGCGACGAAGTTCGCGATCCGCGGTCTCACCAAGTCGGTGGCCGTCGAACTCGCACCACACAACATCCGGTGCAACTCGATCCACCCGGCGCAGGCCCGCACCGACATGGCCGCGGGCATCCCCGAGACCTTCTTGCAGACGCCGCTGGGGCGCGCGGCGGACCCCGCCGAGATCACCAACCTGGTGCTGTTCCTGGCCTCCGACGAGAGTTCCTACTGCACCGGCGGCGAATACCCCGTCGACGGCGGGCTCACCGCGACGGTCCCGTTCAACGCGCCGTCGAGTTGA
- a CDS encoding TIGR03619 family F420-dependent LLM class oxidoreductase, which yields MRFTFAEAMTDPAYYAPLAQAAEAAGYDGMTIPDSVAYPEQSDAKYPYTPDGNREFLEGKAFIETFIQAAALGAVTSKIRFTPFVVKLPIRPPALVAKQAMSVAYLTNNRLALGVGTSPWPEDYEIMGVDFARRGKRMDECMDIIKGLETGEYFEFHGEFYDIPKIKMSPAPTEHIPLLVGGHADLALKRAVRRGDGWMHGGGPPEELDELLGKIAAIRKAEGKENDPFEIHVISMDAYTVDGCKRLEDKGITDVIVGFRMPYVMGADDQPLQTKIDHLNWYGENIIAKVNG from the coding sequence ATGCGGTTCACGTTCGCCGAGGCGATGACCGACCCCGCCTACTACGCGCCGCTCGCGCAGGCCGCCGAGGCCGCCGGATACGACGGGATGACGATTCCCGATTCCGTGGCCTATCCGGAGCAATCCGACGCGAAGTATCCCTACACCCCCGACGGCAACCGCGAGTTCCTCGAGGGCAAGGCCTTCATCGAAACCTTCATCCAGGCGGCCGCACTCGGCGCCGTCACGTCGAAGATCCGGTTCACCCCGTTCGTGGTGAAGCTGCCCATCCGACCGCCCGCCCTCGTCGCCAAGCAGGCCATGTCGGTGGCGTACCTGACGAACAACCGGCTCGCACTCGGCGTCGGCACCAGCCCGTGGCCGGAGGACTACGAGATCATGGGCGTCGACTTCGCCCGCCGCGGTAAGCGGATGGACGAGTGCATGGACATCATCAAGGGCCTGGAGACCGGCGAGTACTTCGAGTTCCACGGCGAGTTCTACGACATCCCGAAGATCAAGATGAGCCCGGCCCCCACCGAACACATCCCGCTGCTCGTCGGCGGCCACGCCGACCTGGCACTCAAGCGCGCGGTCCGGCGCGGCGACGGGTGGATGCACGGGGGCGGTCCGCCGGAGGAACTCGACGAGCTGCTGGGAAAGATCGCCGCGATCCGCAAGGCCGAGGGCAAGGAGAACGACCCCTTCGAGATCCACGTCATCTCGATGGACGCCTACACCGTCGACGGGTGTAAACGGTTGGAGGACAAGGGGATCACCGACGTCATCGTCGGCTTCCGCATGCCCTACGTCATGGGCGCCGACGACCAACCGTTGCAGACGAAGATCGACCACCTGAACTGGTACGGGGAGAACATCATCGCGAAGGTGAACGGCTGA